The proteins below are encoded in one region of Coffea arabica cultivar ET-39 chromosome 4c, Coffea Arabica ET-39 HiFi, whole genome shotgun sequence:
- the LOC113738574 gene encoding HIPL1 protein-like isoform X1, producing the protein MGVCRNLSFLLLFLSLLQFLHHSSSHPLCIDSSAPLPQKVPLSFCSYNGTSCCNSTDDSQIKNQFKAMNISDSSCASLLKSILCARCDQFSAELFRINSRPQQVPVLCNSTVLPNSTQTSQAANNYCSKLWTTCQNVSMVNSPFSASVQGQAGGGVMSNSTKLTDIWKSQSDFCNAFGRASDENSVCFAGEPVNLNSTGTSIPPSGLCLEKIGNGSYLNMVAHPDGSNRAFFSNQPGMIWLATIPKQGSGGVMQLDEANPFLDLTDEVTFDTAFGMMGIAVHPNFLTNGRFFASFNCDKTKWPACGGRCACNSDVNCDASQLPPDSGSFPCQYQSVVAEFTVNGTASQPSLAKTAQPSEVRRIFTMGLPFTAHHAGQILFGPTDGYLYFMMGDGGNSGDPYNFSQNKKSLLGKIMRLDVDNIPSAAEISQLSLWGNYSIPKDNPYTEDKELQPEIWALGFRNPWRCSFDSVRPSYFMCADVGQDTYEEVDLVMKNGNYGWHVYEGPNLFNPPKSPGGNTSAKSMNPIFPVMGYNHSAVNKNEGSASITGGYFYRAETDPCTYGMYLYADLYAGALWAGIESPENSGNFTSNLIPFTCAHDSPISCTFVPGSTLPALGYIYSFGEDNSKDVYILASSGVYRVVPPSRCKYTCSKENTTAEVTTGPAPSPPSGATKLTNPYVNLVSLLVSLWLLCLL; encoded by the exons ATGGGAGTCTGCAGGAACTTGAGTTTCCTACTCCTTTTTCTGAGCTTGCTGcagtttcttcatcattcaTCCTCACATCCTTTATGCATAGATTCAA GTGCGCCCCTTCCTCAGAAGGTTCCTCTGTCATTCTGCTCTTACAATGGAACATCATGCTGCAATTCTACTGATGATTCGCaaataaagaatcaattcaAAGCAATGAACATTTCTGACTCTAGCTGTGCTTCCCTTCTCAAATCCATCCTTTGTGCG AGATGTGATCAATTTTCAGCAGAGTTATTTAGGATCAACTCCAGGCCTCAACAAGTTCCTGTGCTTTGCAACTCCACGGTCTTACCAAATTCTACCCAAACAAGCCAAGCAGCAAATAACTATTGCTCTAAACTATGGACTACATGTCAGAATGTGTCCATGGTGAATTCACCCTTTTCTGCCTCTGTACAAGGTCAAGCTGGAGGTGGAGTAATGTCCAACTCTACAAAGTTGACTGATATTTGGAAGTCGCAATCAGACTTCTGCAATGCTTTTGGTAGAGCTTCTGATGAAAATTCAGTATGCTTTGCTGGTGAACCTGTAAACCTTAATAGTACCGGAACGTCAATCCCTCCAAGTGGTTTGTGCCTTGAAAAAATTGGAAATGGTTCATATCTAAACATGGTTGCTCATCCAGACGGCTCCAACCGTGCTTTTTTCTCAAACCAACCAggcatgatttggttggccaccATACCCAAACAGGGTTCAGGAGGTGTAATGCAGCTTGATGAGGCCAATCCCTTTCTAGATTTAACTGACGAAGTTACCTTTGATACTGCATTTGGGATGATGGGCATTGCAGTTCATCCAAACTTCTTAACAAATGGACGATTCTTTGCTTCGTTCAATTGTGATAAGACAAAGTGGCCTGCTTGTGGAGGGAGATGTGCTTGTAACTCGGATGTGAACTGTGATGCTTCACAACTACCTCCTGATAGTGGCTCCTTTCCATGCCAATATCAAAGTGTAGTAGCAGAGTTTACAGTTAATGGTACCGCATCCCAGCCCTCCTTG GCAAAAACTGCCCAACCATCAGAAGTTAGAAGGATATTTACCATGGGTCTTCCCTTTACGGCCCATCATGCAGGCCAGATTCTTTTTGGGCCAACAGATGGATATTTGTACTTCATGATGGGGGATGGTGGAAATTCAGGCGATCCATAcaatttttcacaaaacaaGAAATCCCTACTCGGGAAAATCATGCGGCTTGATGTTGATAACATACCAA GTGCCGCAGAAATCAGTCAGCTTTCTCTATGGGGAAACTACTCAATCCCCAAAGATAATCCTTACACTGAAGATAAAGAATTGCAACCAGAAATTTGGGCCCTAGGCTTCAGAAATCCTTGGCGTTGTAGTTTTGATTCTGTGAGGCCTTCTTATTTCATGTGTGCTGATGTAGGCCAG GATACGTATGAAGAAGTGGATCTGGTCATGAAGAACGGAAACTATGGATGGCATGTGTATGAGGGCCCTAATCTTTTCAATCCTCCAAAATCACCTGGAGGAAATACATCAGCAAAATCTATGAACCCCATTTTCCCCGTGATGGGATACAACCACTCAGCTGTGAACAAGAATGAGGGCTCAGCATCAATCACAGGAGGATATTTCTACCGAGCAGAGACTGATCCTTGCACATACGGAAT GTATCTGTATGCAGATCTTTATGCAGGAGCTCTGTGGGCTGGCATTGAAAGCCCTGAAAACAGTGGGAACTTTACCTCCAACCTGATCCCCTTTACTTGTGCTCATGATTCACCTATAAGTTGCACCTTTGTACCTGGAAGTACACTTCCGGCATTGGGATACATCTATTCCTTTGGTGAGGATAACAGCAAGGATGTTTATATCCTTGCAAGCAGTGGTGTCTACAGGGTTGTTCCTCCAAGTCGGTGTAAGTACACTTGTTCAAAAGAAAATACCACAGCTGAGGTGACTACTGGTCCTGCTCCATCCCCTCCTTCGGGTGCAACCAAGTTAACCAATCCATATGTGAATTTGGTGTCCTTACTTGTATCCCTTTGGTTGCTTTGCTTATTATAG
- the LOC113738574 gene encoding HIPL1 protein-like isoform X2, whose product MVNSPFSASVQGQAGGGVMSNSTKLTDIWKSQSDFCNAFGRASDENSVCFAGEPVNLNSTGTSIPPSGLCLEKIGNGSYLNMVAHPDGSNRAFFSNQPGMIWLATIPKQGSGGVMQLDEANPFLDLTDEVTFDTAFGMMGIAVHPNFLTNGRFFASFNCDKTKWPACGGRCACNSDVNCDASQLPPDSGSFPCQYQSVVAEFTVNGTASQPSLAKTAQPSEVRRIFTMGLPFTAHHAGQILFGPTDGYLYFMMGDGGNSGDPYNFSQNKKSLLGKIMRLDVDNIPSAAEISQLSLWGNYSIPKDNPYTEDKELQPEIWALGFRNPWRCSFDSVRPSYFMCADVGQDTYEEVDLVMKNGNYGWHVYEGPNLFNPPKSPGGNTSAKSMNPIFPVMGYNHSAVNKNEGSASITGGYFYRAETDPCTYGMYLYADLYAGALWAGIESPENSGNFTSNLIPFTCAHDSPISCTFVPGSTLPALGYIYSFGEDNSKDVYILASSGVYRVVPPSRCKYTCSKENTTAEVTTGPAPSPPSGATKLTNPYVNLVSLLVSLWLLCLL is encoded by the exons ATGGTGAATTCACCCTTTTCTGCCTCTGTACAAGGTCAAGCTGGAGGTGGAGTAATGTCCAACTCTACAAAGTTGACTGATATTTGGAAGTCGCAATCAGACTTCTGCAATGCTTTTGGTAGAGCTTCTGATGAAAATTCAGTATGCTTTGCTGGTGAACCTGTAAACCTTAATAGTACCGGAACGTCAATCCCTCCAAGTGGTTTGTGCCTTGAAAAAATTGGAAATGGTTCATATCTAAACATGGTTGCTCATCCAGACGGCTCCAACCGTGCTTTTTTCTCAAACCAACCAggcatgatttggttggccaccATACCCAAACAGGGTTCAGGAGGTGTAATGCAGCTTGATGAGGCCAATCCCTTTCTAGATTTAACTGACGAAGTTACCTTTGATACTGCATTTGGGATGATGGGCATTGCAGTTCATCCAAACTTCTTAACAAATGGACGATTCTTTGCTTCGTTCAATTGTGATAAGACAAAGTGGCCTGCTTGTGGAGGGAGATGTGCTTGTAACTCGGATGTGAACTGTGATGCTTCACAACTACCTCCTGATAGTGGCTCCTTTCCATGCCAATATCAAAGTGTAGTAGCAGAGTTTACAGTTAATGGTACCGCATCCCAGCCCTCCTTG GCAAAAACTGCCCAACCATCAGAAGTTAGAAGGATATTTACCATGGGTCTTCCCTTTACGGCCCATCATGCAGGCCAGATTCTTTTTGGGCCAACAGATGGATATTTGTACTTCATGATGGGGGATGGTGGAAATTCAGGCGATCCATAcaatttttcacaaaacaaGAAATCCCTACTCGGGAAAATCATGCGGCTTGATGTTGATAACATACCAA GTGCCGCAGAAATCAGTCAGCTTTCTCTATGGGGAAACTACTCAATCCCCAAAGATAATCCTTACACTGAAGATAAAGAATTGCAACCAGAAATTTGGGCCCTAGGCTTCAGAAATCCTTGGCGTTGTAGTTTTGATTCTGTGAGGCCTTCTTATTTCATGTGTGCTGATGTAGGCCAG GATACGTATGAAGAAGTGGATCTGGTCATGAAGAACGGAAACTATGGATGGCATGTGTATGAGGGCCCTAATCTTTTCAATCCTCCAAAATCACCTGGAGGAAATACATCAGCAAAATCTATGAACCCCATTTTCCCCGTGATGGGATACAACCACTCAGCTGTGAACAAGAATGAGGGCTCAGCATCAATCACAGGAGGATATTTCTACCGAGCAGAGACTGATCCTTGCACATACGGAAT GTATCTGTATGCAGATCTTTATGCAGGAGCTCTGTGGGCTGGCATTGAAAGCCCTGAAAACAGTGGGAACTTTACCTCCAACCTGATCCCCTTTACTTGTGCTCATGATTCACCTATAAGTTGCACCTTTGTACCTGGAAGTACACTTCCGGCATTGGGATACATCTATTCCTTTGGTGAGGATAACAGCAAGGATGTTTATATCCTTGCAAGCAGTGGTGTCTACAGGGTTGTTCCTCCAAGTCGGTGTAAGTACACTTGTTCAAAAGAAAATACCACAGCTGAGGTGACTACTGGTCCTGCTCCATCCCCTCCTTCGGGTGCAACCAAGTTAACCAATCCATATGTGAATTTGGTGTCCTTACTTGTATCCCTTTGGTTGCTTTGCTTATTATAG